Proteins from one Gibbsiella quercinecans genomic window:
- the dppB gene encoding dipeptide ABC transporter permease DppB, with protein MLQFILRRLGLVIPTFIGITLLTFAFVHMIPGDPVTIMAGERGISAERHAQVMAEMGLDKPLYQQYFTYVTHVLQGDLGTSLRSRIAVWEEFVPRFKATLELGICAMLFAMLVGIPVGVLAAVKRGSIFDHTAVGISLTGYSMPIFWWGIMLVMLVSVHLNLTPVSGRISDTVFLDDSYPLTGFMLIDTLFWGEPGDFLDAVMHMILPAIVLGTIPLAVIVRMTRSSMLEVLGEDYIRTARAKGVSRMRVIVVHALRNALLPVVTVIGLQVGTLLAGAILTETIFSWPGLGRWLIDALQRRDYPVVQGGVLLVACMIILVNLLVDVLYGVINPRIRHRK; from the coding sequence ATGCTGCAGTTCATACTCCGACGTTTGGGGTTAGTCATCCCAACGTTTATCGGCATTACGTTGCTGACCTTTGCCTTTGTCCACATGATCCCCGGCGATCCGGTCACCATTATGGCCGGCGAGCGCGGGATATCCGCCGAACGCCACGCCCAGGTGATGGCGGAAATGGGGCTGGACAAACCGCTTTATCAACAATATTTCACCTACGTTACCCATGTGCTGCAAGGCGATCTGGGCACCTCGCTCAGAAGCCGCATCGCCGTGTGGGAAGAGTTCGTGCCGCGCTTTAAGGCCACGCTGGAGCTGGGCATCTGTGCGATGCTTTTCGCCATGCTGGTCGGCATCCCGGTCGGGGTGCTGGCGGCGGTAAAACGTGGTTCGATCTTCGATCATACCGCGGTCGGTATTTCACTGACCGGCTATTCAATGCCGATCTTCTGGTGGGGCATCATGCTGGTCATGCTGGTGTCGGTGCACCTTAACCTGACGCCGGTGTCGGGGCGCATCAGCGATACCGTGTTCCTGGACGACAGCTACCCGCTCACCGGCTTTATGCTGATCGACACGCTGTTCTGGGGTGAGCCAGGGGATTTTCTGGATGCGGTGATGCACATGATCCTGCCGGCGATAGTGCTGGGCACCATTCCGCTGGCGGTGATCGTGCGGATGACCCGTTCATCCATGCTGGAAGTGCTGGGGGAAGACTATATCCGCACCGCTCGCGCCAAGGGCGTGAGCCGCATGCGGGTGATCGTGGTGCACGCGCTGCGCAATGCGTTGCTGCCGGTGGTCACGGTGATCGGCCTGCAGGTGGGCACGCTGTTGGCGGGCGCCATTCTGACCGAAACCATTTTCTCCTGGCCGGGGTTAGGGCGCTGGCTGATTGATGCGTTGCAGCGCCGCGACTATCCGGTGGTTCAGGGGGGTGTGCTGTTGGTCGCCTGTATGATTATCCTGGTTAACCTGCTGGTAGACGTGCTCTACGGCGTGATTAACCCGCGCATTCGGCATAGAAAATAA
- the dppA gene encoding dipeptide ABC transporter periplasmic-binding protein DppA, with amino-acid sequence MTRSLGKLGILKFGIGLVALAVAAGVQAKTLVFCSEGSPEGFNPQLFTTSTTYDASSVPIYNRLLEFKLGTTEVEPGLAESWEVSEDGKTYTFHLRKGVKWQSNKDFKPTRDFNADDVLYTFERQLDPQHPYHKVSGGNYEYFLGMGMQDLIAKIEKVDDYTVRFSLTRTESPFLADLGMDFASVLSAEYADNMLKAGTPEKVDLNPIGTGPFQLLQYQKDSRILYKAFDGYWGSKPKIDRLVFSITPDASVRYAKLQKNECQVMPFPNPADLARMKQDKSITVLEKPGLNVGYVAFNVEKKPLDNVKVRQALTLAVNKQAIIEAVYQGAGQPAKNLIPPTMWSYNNAVQDYAYDPAKAKELLKEAGLPDGFSIDLWAMPVQRPYNPNARRMAEMIQSDWAKIGVQAKIVSYEWGEYLKRAKDGEHQTVMMGWTGDNGDPDNFFATLFSCAAAKDGSNYSRWCYKPFEDLIQPARAEANHDKRVALYQQAQEVMHDQAPALLVAHSTVYEPVRKEVKGYVVDPLGKHHFESVSLD; translated from the coding sequence ATGACACGTTCCTTGGGTAAATTGGGAATTTTGAAATTCGGTATCGGGTTGGTTGCGCTGGCCGTCGCCGCCGGCGTGCAGGCAAAAACGTTGGTCTTCTGCTCGGAAGGCTCACCGGAAGGGTTTAACCCGCAGCTGTTTACCACCAGTACCACCTATGATGCCAGCTCGGTGCCGATCTATAACCGCCTGCTGGAATTCAAGCTGGGCACCACGGAAGTGGAGCCTGGGCTGGCGGAAAGCTGGGAGGTGAGCGAAGACGGGAAAACTTATACTTTCCACCTGCGTAAAGGGGTGAAGTGGCAATCCAACAAAGACTTCAAGCCGACCCGCGACTTCAATGCCGACGACGTATTGTATACCTTCGAGCGCCAGTTGGATCCGCAGCACCCTTACCATAAGGTGTCCGGCGGCAACTACGAATACTTCCTCGGCATGGGTATGCAGGATCTGATCGCCAAGATTGAGAAAGTGGACGATTACACGGTGCGCTTTAGCCTGACCCGGACGGAATCACCGTTCCTGGCCGATCTGGGGATGGACTTCGCCTCTGTCCTGTCGGCGGAATATGCCGACAACATGCTGAAAGCCGGCACGCCGGAAAAAGTCGATCTCAACCCAATCGGCACCGGCCCGTTCCAACTGCTGCAGTACCAGAAAGACTCGCGCATCCTCTACAAGGCGTTTGACGGCTATTGGGGCAGCAAACCGAAAATCGATCGCCTGGTGTTCTCAATCACGCCGGATGCCTCCGTGCGCTACGCCAAACTGCAGAAAAACGAATGCCAGGTGATGCCGTTCCCGAACCCGGCCGATTTGGCACGCATGAAGCAGGATAAATCGATCACCGTGCTGGAAAAACCCGGCCTGAACGTGGGCTACGTGGCGTTCAACGTCGAGAAAAAACCGCTGGATAATGTGAAGGTGCGCCAGGCGCTGACCCTGGCGGTCAACAAGCAGGCGATTATCGAAGCGGTATACCAGGGGGCAGGCCAGCCGGCCAAGAACCTGATCCCGCCGACCATGTGGAGCTATAACAACGCGGTGCAGGATTACGCTTACGATCCGGCCAAGGCCAAAGAACTGCTGAAGGAAGCCGGCTTGCCGGATGGCTTCTCCATCGATTTGTGGGCGATGCCAGTGCAGCGGCCGTACAACCCGAATGCCCGCCGCATGGCGGAAATGATCCAGTCCGACTGGGCGAAAATCGGCGTGCAAGCCAAAATCGTCTCCTATGAGTGGGGTGAATACCTCAAGCGAGCCAAAGACGGCGAACATCAGACCGTGATGATGGGCTGGACCGGCGACAATGGGGATCCGGATAACTTCTTCGCCACCCTGTTTAGCTGCGCGGCGGCAAAAGACGGCTCCAACTATTCCCGCTGGTGCTACAAACCGTTTGAAGATCTGATTCAACCGGCCCGCGCCGAAGCCAACCATGACAAACGCGTCGCACTGTACCAACAGGCGCAGGAGGTGATGCACGATCAGGCGCCGGCGCTGCTTGTCGCCCACTCCACCGTTTACGAGCCTGTGCGTAAAGAAGTGAAGGGCTACGTGGTGGATCCGCTTGGTAAGCATCACTTTGAGAGCGTTTCGTTGGATTAA